A stretch of the Gemmatirosa kalamazoonensis genome encodes the following:
- a CDS encoding phosphotransferase, with amino-acid sequence MAPLRFATPDQTTDPDALAALAGPVRAIARAPLHTVGFTEARHERLELTLESGARRSLVVKRTRPSTDWTARRTDDTVGREAAMLAEPALGPIWEAFACPYVAFASAGGEIALVMDDLSAHLFPDVRAPLDEAAEERLLGALAALHARFWSSPTLALPWLARPEHLAGVLDARCAADPDARAVLPDALRASVTDGWAAALQRLPPRVASVLTAPAAEAAWLWDGLPRTLLHGDAKVANFAVLPDGRVAAFDWALLGAGPASLDVGWYLAVNATRLARTREATLARYRALLTARLAAPLSDALWERLVRAGLVVGARMLLWSKALAAAAGRPGADGEWAWWAARLEAACE; translated from the coding sequence ATGGCGCCGCTCCGCTTCGCCACGCCCGACCAGACGACCGACCCCGACGCGCTCGCCGCGCTCGCGGGGCCGGTGCGCGCGATCGCGCGGGCGCCGCTCCACACCGTCGGCTTCACGGAGGCGCGACACGAGCGGCTGGAGCTCACGCTCGAATCGGGCGCCCGCCGCTCGCTGGTGGTGAAGCGCACCAGACCGTCCACCGACTGGACGGCACGGCGAACCGACGACACGGTCGGCCGCGAGGCGGCGATGCTCGCGGAGCCGGCGCTCGGCCCGATCTGGGAGGCCTTCGCGTGCCCGTACGTCGCCTTCGCCAGCGCCGGCGGCGAGATCGCGCTCGTGATGGACGACCTCTCGGCGCACCTGTTCCCGGACGTGCGCGCGCCGCTCGACGAGGCCGCGGAAGAGCGGCTGCTCGGCGCGCTCGCCGCGCTCCACGCGCGCTTCTGGTCGTCCCCCACGCTCGCGCTGCCGTGGCTGGCGCGCCCGGAACACCTCGCCGGCGTGCTCGATGCGCGCTGCGCGGCCGACCCCGACGCGCGTGCCGTGCTCCCGGATGCGCTGCGCGCCAGCGTCACCGATGGATGGGCGGCCGCGCTGCAGCGACTCCCGCCGCGCGTCGCGAGCGTGCTGACCGCTCCGGCGGCCGAGGCGGCGTGGCTGTGGGACGGATTGCCGCGCACGCTGCTGCACGGCGACGCGAAGGTCGCGAACTTCGCGGTGCTGCCCGACGGGCGCGTCGCCGCGTTCGACTGGGCGCTGCTCGGCGCCGGCCCGGCGTCGCTCGACGTGGGATGGTATCTCGCCGTCAACGCGACCCGCCTCGCCCGCACGCGAGAGGCGACGCTCGCGCGATATCGCGCGCTGCTCACGGCGCGACTCGCCGCGCCGCTGTCGGACGCGCTCTGGGAGCGGCTCGTGCGGGCGGGCCTCGTCGTCGGTGCGCGGATGCTCCTCTGGTCGAAGGCGCTCGCCGCCGCGGCCGGGCGCCCCGGCGCCGACGGCGAGTGGGCGTGGTGGGCCGCGCGTCTCGAGGCGGCCTGCGAGTGA
- a CDS encoding PadR family transcriptional regulator yields MPDTLPFLKGTLDVLALKALAWAPMHGFELTRWIEERSGAAFVLDEAAVYQALYRMETRGLVAADWGTSEKGRRARYYRLTAAGRAHLRREAALWRRYAEVVAAILEGA; encoded by the coding sequence ATGCCGGATACGCTCCCGTTCCTCAAAGGCACGCTCGACGTGCTCGCGCTGAAGGCGCTCGCCTGGGCGCCGATGCACGGCTTCGAGCTCACGCGGTGGATCGAGGAGCGCTCGGGCGCCGCGTTCGTGCTCGACGAGGCGGCCGTGTACCAGGCGCTCTACCGCATGGAGACGCGCGGCCTCGTCGCCGCCGATTGGGGGACGAGCGAGAAGGGACGCCGCGCGCGCTACTACCGCCTCACCGCCGCCGGCCGCGCGCACCTGCGCCGCGAGGCGGCGCTGTGGCGGCGCTACGCCGAGGTCGTCGCCGCGATCCTCGAGGGCGCGTGA
- a CDS encoding ADOP family duplicated permease, translating into MSRGRLTIRPGIRRAFHLAVRRRARVERDVREEIEHHVALTTELLVARGLAPEAARREALRRLGRADSVDDVHQRLVAAAREREARMRIREWLDDAVTDLRYALRQLRRTPGFAGAVIATFALGIGANATVFGLVDRLLLRMPAHVAAPERVYQLASRMVWHADTNMQTTFPYATFAAFRDRLAGPGRDVQRVAAVSYGVDEMPIGRGERARSARGSLVSAGYFALLGVQPALGRFFREDEDVPPVGAPVVVVSEGFWRRALGADPAAIGRELEIGQRRYAIVGVAPRGFTGVNLGSVDLWLPIASAEGLRFGGADWATTRQSTWLRVFVRLAPGATPERVGARATPVNLDAGEPRMARLGGAIVPVPLLAALHGTSAGASATAELLTGRVAALLGAVSGLVLLIACANVANLLLARALRRRGEIAVRLALGTRTSRLVRQLLAESVLLSLVGGAVALLLATWGASALRALLFGDLAWDDAPVDGRVLAFTAAATVITGLLAGIVPALQASRPALAATLVGGSGRGGVGVQRSRSRTALLALQAALAVVLLVGTGLFVRSLRNLYDLRLGMEPARTLLATMDLESLGMPPRDVDALYRRMEERVRALPGVQSAAVAWTVPGRGSWGDRAVVPGRDSVPLPPGGGTYVNAVRPGFFRAMGTHILRGRDFTDADDASSALVAIVNESLARRAWPGQDPIGKCLKLGSDTMPCRVVVGVSENSRRQDWIEEEILHVHLPLSQALRGMTGRVLVVRPAAGDPRAVAGAVRHAMQTAAPALPYADVRPLDTVFASELRPWRLGAALFGAFGVLAVLLAGVGLHGVLAFSVGQRTRELGVRMALGARRTVVVRSVVRQGLALAGLGGVAGLALALGAAHLVEPLLFRVPALDPGVFAGVAVVLLVVATAATLLPAWRATRVDPAVVLREE; encoded by the coding sequence GTGAGCCGCGGCCGCCTAACGATCCGCCCCGGCATCCGGCGCGCGTTCCACCTCGCGGTGCGGCGCCGCGCGCGGGTCGAGCGCGACGTGCGCGAGGAGATCGAGCACCACGTCGCGCTCACCACCGAGCTGCTCGTCGCGCGCGGCCTCGCGCCCGAGGCCGCGCGCCGCGAGGCGCTGCGCCGGCTCGGCCGCGCCGACTCGGTCGACGACGTCCACCAGCGGCTCGTCGCCGCGGCACGCGAACGGGAGGCCCGCATGCGGATCCGCGAGTGGCTCGACGACGCCGTCACCGACCTGCGCTACGCCCTGCGCCAGCTCCGCCGCACGCCGGGATTCGCCGGCGCGGTGATCGCGACGTTCGCGCTCGGCATCGGCGCGAACGCCACCGTGTTCGGCCTCGTCGACCGGCTGCTGCTGCGCATGCCGGCGCACGTCGCGGCGCCGGAGCGCGTCTACCAGCTCGCGTCGCGCATGGTGTGGCACGCCGACACGAACATGCAGACGACGTTTCCGTACGCCACGTTCGCGGCGTTCCGCGACCGGCTCGCCGGCCCCGGGCGCGACGTGCAGCGCGTCGCCGCCGTGTCGTACGGCGTGGACGAGATGCCGATCGGGCGCGGCGAGCGTGCGCGCAGCGCCCGCGGCTCGCTCGTGAGCGCGGGCTACTTCGCGCTGCTCGGCGTGCAGCCCGCGCTCGGCCGCTTCTTCCGCGAGGACGAGGACGTGCCGCCGGTCGGCGCGCCGGTGGTCGTGGTGAGCGAGGGCTTCTGGCGGCGTGCGCTCGGCGCCGACCCCGCCGCGATCGGACGCGAGCTGGAGATCGGCCAGCGGCGCTACGCGATCGTCGGCGTCGCGCCGCGCGGGTTCACCGGCGTGAACCTCGGCAGCGTCGACCTGTGGCTGCCGATCGCGTCGGCCGAGGGACTGCGGTTCGGCGGCGCCGACTGGGCGACGACGCGACAGAGCACGTGGCTGCGCGTGTTCGTGCGCCTCGCGCCGGGCGCGACGCCGGAGCGCGTCGGCGCGCGCGCGACACCCGTGAACCTCGACGCGGGGGAGCCGCGCATGGCGCGGCTCGGCGGCGCGATCGTCCCGGTGCCGCTGCTCGCCGCGCTTCACGGCACGTCCGCCGGCGCGTCGGCGACGGCGGAGCTGCTCACCGGGCGCGTGGCGGCGCTGCTCGGCGCGGTGTCGGGGCTCGTGCTGCTCATCGCCTGCGCGAACGTGGCGAACCTGCTGCTCGCCCGCGCGCTGCGGCGGCGCGGCGAGATCGCCGTGCGGCTCGCGTTAGGCACGCGGACGTCGCGGCTCGTCCGGCAGCTCCTCGCGGAGAGCGTGCTGCTGTCGCTCGTCGGCGGCGCGGTCGCGCTGCTGCTCGCGACGTGGGGCGCGTCGGCGCTGCGCGCGCTGCTGTTCGGCGACCTCGCGTGGGACGACGCGCCGGTCGACGGCCGGGTGCTCGCGTTCACCGCGGCCGCGACGGTGATCACCGGGCTGCTGGCCGGCATCGTGCCCGCGCTGCAGGCGAGCCGGCCGGCGCTCGCCGCCACGCTCGTCGGCGGGAGCGGCCGCGGCGGCGTCGGCGTCCAGCGCTCGCGCTCGCGCACGGCGCTGCTCGCGCTGCAGGCGGCGCTCGCCGTCGTGCTGCTCGTCGGGACGGGCCTGTTCGTGCGCAGCCTGCGCAACCTGTACGACCTGCGGCTCGGGATGGAGCCCGCCCGGACGCTGCTCGCGACGATGGACCTCGAGTCGTTAGGCATGCCGCCGCGCGACGTCGACGCGCTCTACCGCCGCATGGAGGAGCGCGTGCGCGCGCTGCCCGGCGTGCAGAGCGCCGCCGTCGCGTGGACGGTGCCGGGCCGCGGATCGTGGGGCGACCGTGCGGTGGTGCCGGGGCGCGATTCGGTCCCGCTGCCGCCCGGCGGCGGCACGTACGTCAACGCGGTGCGCCCGGGCTTCTTCCGCGCGATGGGCACGCACATCCTGCGCGGCCGCGACTTCACCGACGCCGACGACGCGTCGTCGGCGCTCGTCGCGATCGTCAACGAGAGCCTCGCGCGGCGCGCGTGGCCGGGGCAGGACCCGATCGGGAAGTGCCTGAAGCTGGGCAGCGACACGATGCCGTGCCGCGTCGTGGTGGGCGTGTCGGAGAACTCGCGGCGGCAGGACTGGATCGAGGAGGAGATCCTGCACGTGCACCTGCCCCTGTCGCAGGCGCTGCGTGGGATGACGGGCCGCGTGCTCGTCGTGCGTCCCGCGGCGGGCGACCCACGGGCGGTGGCCGGGGCGGTGCGGCACGCGATGCAGACCGCCGCGCCCGCCCTTCCCTACGCCGACGTGCGGCCGCTCGACACGGTGTTCGCGTCGGAGCTGCGGCCGTGGCGCCTCGGCGCGGCGCTGTTCGGCGCGTTCGGCGTGCTCGCGGTGCTACTCGCCGGCGTCGGGCTGCACGGCGTGCTCGCGTTCAGCGTTGGCCAGCGGACGCGCGAGCTGGGCGTGCGCATGGCGCTCGGCGCGCGGCGCACGGTCGTCGTGCGCTCGGTCGTGCGGCAGGGGCTCGCGCTCGCTGGCCTGGGCGGCGTCGCCGGGCTCGCGCTGGCGTTAGGCGCGGCGCATCTCGTCGAGCCGCTGCTGTTCCGCGTGCCGGCGCTCGACCCCGGCGTGTTCGCGGGCGTGGCGGTGGTGCTGCTCGTCGTGGCGACGGCGGCCACGCTGCTCCCGGCGTGGCGCGCGACGCGCGTGGATCCGGCGGTGGTGCTGCGCGAGGAGTAG
- a CDS encoding PadR family transcriptional regulator — protein MAAKLDVQPGTLALMILKTLDVLGPLHGYGIARRIEETSRGQLTLNYGTLYPALLKLEQEGFVAASWGQSENNRRAKFYALTPAGRRALAREAQEWQRTSDLIAAFFALKPEAS, from the coding sequence ATGGCGGCGAAGCTCGACGTTCAGCCCGGGACGCTGGCGCTCATGATCCTGAAGACGCTCGACGTGCTCGGGCCGCTCCACGGCTACGGCATCGCGCGTCGCATCGAGGAGACGAGCCGCGGCCAGCTCACGCTCAACTACGGCACGCTCTATCCCGCGCTCCTCAAGCTGGAGCAGGAGGGGTTCGTCGCGGCGTCGTGGGGCCAGTCGGAGAACAACCGCCGCGCGAAGTTCTACGCGCTCACGCCCGCGGGGCGGCGCGCGCTCGCGCGCGAGGCGCAGGAGTGGCAGCGGACCTCCGACCTCATCGCGGCGTTCTTCGCGCTGAAGCCGGAGGCCTCGTGA